Proteins from a genomic interval of Arthrobacter sp. CAN_C5:
- the gltB gene encoding glutamate synthase large subunit: protein MNAFTSGNPNAGASANTPDSGLSTRDEQDPSIVEDVAPEVTPASDKPAVVSPFDRFSTIPEATGLYNPENEKDACGLAVIATLRGEPGHDIVDHALTALRNLEHRGAVGADEGTGDGAGLLTQVPDEFFRAVVDFDLPPAGQYAVGTAFLPAEGREEQTSRAGLEAIAESEGLTVLGWREVPIQADLVGAMARACMPHFVQLFLAPTDGASANGAASDSMAAPVDLDALAFRVRKRAQNKLGVYFPSLSSKTMVYKGMLTTAQLEPFYPDLSDPRFKTKLGIVHSRFSTNTFPSWPLAQPFRTIAHNGEINTVKGNRNWMRARQSQLSNSLLGDDPEELFPICTPGASDSASFDEVAELLMLSGRPITHAIMMMIPEAWENHATMDPARRAFYQYHSMLMEPWDGPAAVSFTDGTLVGAVLDRNGLRPARYWVMEDGLVVLASEVGVIDIEPSKVVHKGRVSPGKMFLVDTEAGRVIEDQEIKAQVASANPWGEWVKDNLLLLKDLPEREHVLHTKASINRRQRTFGYTQEELRILLGPMAKAGAEPLGAMGSDTPVAVLSKRPRLLFDYFVQSFAQVTNPPLDSIREELVTSLRASLGPNGNLLTTKQVHAKQVGLSFPVINNDELAKIANMSNGDGERISMKVRGLYRPDGGEASLRARLTEICEQVSSAINRGIQYIVLSDRDSNAQWAPIPSLLLTSAVHHHLLKSANRTKTSLVVEAGDVREVHHVAALIGYGSSAINPYLAMESCEELVRNGDITGVSAEQAVANLIKGLGKGVLKIMSKMGISTVGSYCGAQTFEALGLGQELVDEYFHGTQTQLGGVGLDVLAAETAARHASAYPQDGIDDPHRDLDNGGEYQWRREGPPHLFNPETVFRLQHATRERRYDIFKKYTNGVDDQAKELMTLRGLLQFKDGVREPVPIEEVEPVSSIVKRFSTGAMSYGSISQEAHETLAIAMNRLGGKSNTGEGGEDVDRLLDPERRSAIKQVASGRFGVTSLYLTNATDIQIKMAQGAKPGEGGQLMSQKVYPWVARTRHSTPGVALISPPPHHDIYSIEDLAQLIYDLKRSNPSARVHVKLVSEVGIGTVAAGVTKAKADVVLISGHDGGTGASPLNSLKHAGVPWELGLAETQQTLMLNGLRDRVVVQVDGQLKTGRDVVIAALLGGEEFGFATAPLVVSGCVMMRVCHLDTCPVGVATQNPELRSRFTGKPEFVVNFFEFLAEEVREILASLGFRSIEEAIGHSESLDARKAIDHWKADGLDLDPILRGNEFGDDAPMRNMIPQNHELDQHFDKKLIEMSADALENRAPVRISVDVVNTDRSVGTMLGHEVTRRFGIDTLATDTIDVTLTGQAGQSLGAFLPAGITLRLFGDSNDYVGKGLSGGRIIVRPDRSNVFAADRNVIAGNVIGYGATSGEIFLRGQVGERFLVRNSGATAVVEGIGDHGCEYMTGGQTLILGRTGRNFGAGMSGGTAYVLDLNRRRMNTQSIENGELKLVELDAEDIEIVRQLMIKHVEETESNLAAHLLENFEDTIARLTKVLPRDYAAVLDARAAAVEEGLDPDGEEAWTRILEVTGG from the coding sequence ATGAATGCTTTCACTTCCGGCAACCCCAACGCCGGTGCTTCCGCAAACACCCCGGACAGCGGGCTATCGACCCGGGACGAGCAGGATCCCTCGATCGTTGAGGATGTCGCCCCCGAGGTAACTCCCGCCTCCGACAAGCCCGCCGTCGTCTCACCCTTCGACCGGTTCTCCACTATCCCCGAAGCCACCGGGCTGTATAACCCGGAGAACGAGAAGGATGCGTGCGGCCTGGCTGTCATCGCTACCCTCCGCGGCGAACCGGGCCACGACATTGTCGACCATGCGCTGACCGCTCTGCGCAATCTTGAACACCGCGGTGCAGTGGGTGCGGATGAGGGCACCGGCGACGGCGCCGGTCTGCTCACCCAGGTGCCCGATGAATTCTTCCGCGCAGTCGTCGACTTCGACCTTCCCCCCGCCGGCCAGTACGCCGTCGGCACGGCGTTCCTCCCGGCTGAGGGCCGCGAGGAGCAGACGTCCCGCGCCGGCCTGGAAGCGATCGCCGAATCCGAGGGGCTCACTGTGCTCGGCTGGCGCGAGGTGCCCATTCAGGCCGACCTCGTCGGCGCGATGGCCCGCGCCTGCATGCCGCATTTCGTGCAGCTCTTCCTGGCACCCACCGATGGTGCGTCCGCCAACGGTGCGGCCTCGGACAGCATGGCTGCCCCGGTTGACCTGGACGCGCTGGCCTTCAGGGTGCGGAAGCGCGCACAGAACAAGCTCGGCGTCTATTTCCCCTCCCTGTCCTCGAAGACCATGGTCTACAAGGGCATGCTGACCACGGCGCAGCTGGAGCCGTTCTACCCGGACCTGTCCGACCCCCGGTTCAAGACCAAGCTGGGCATCGTACACTCACGGTTCTCCACCAACACCTTCCCGTCCTGGCCGCTGGCCCAGCCCTTCAGGACCATCGCCCACAACGGCGAGATCAATACGGTCAAAGGCAACCGGAACTGGATGCGCGCCCGCCAATCGCAGCTGTCCAACAGCCTCCTCGGCGACGACCCCGAGGAACTGTTCCCCATCTGCACCCCCGGTGCTTCCGACTCGGCGTCGTTCGACGAGGTTGCCGAGCTGCTGATGCTCTCCGGCCGGCCCATCACCCACGCGATCATGATGATGATCCCTGAGGCGTGGGAAAACCACGCCACCATGGATCCCGCACGCCGTGCGTTCTACCAGTACCACTCAATGCTCATGGAGCCGTGGGACGGCCCGGCTGCGGTGTCTTTTACTGACGGCACCCTGGTGGGGGCGGTCCTGGACCGTAACGGCCTCCGCCCCGCCCGCTACTGGGTGATGGAGGACGGTCTGGTGGTCCTCGCCTCCGAGGTGGGGGTCATCGACATCGAACCCTCCAAGGTAGTGCACAAGGGCCGCGTTTCCCCCGGCAAGATGTTCCTCGTGGACACCGAGGCCGGTCGCGTGATCGAGGACCAGGAGATCAAGGCCCAGGTCGCCTCGGCCAATCCGTGGGGCGAATGGGTAAAGGACAACCTGCTGCTCCTGAAGGACCTCCCCGAACGCGAGCACGTCCTGCACACCAAGGCGTCTATCAACCGCCGCCAGCGCACCTTCGGCTACACGCAGGAAGAACTGAGGATCCTCCTCGGACCGATGGCCAAGGCCGGAGCCGAACCGCTTGGGGCGATGGGCTCCGACACCCCGGTCGCTGTGCTGTCCAAGCGCCCGCGGCTGCTGTTCGACTACTTTGTGCAGTCCTTCGCGCAGGTCACCAACCCGCCGCTGGATTCCATCCGCGAGGAACTGGTCACCTCGCTGCGGGCCTCGCTGGGCCCCAACGGGAACCTCCTGACCACCAAGCAGGTGCACGCCAAGCAGGTGGGCCTGAGTTTCCCGGTGATCAACAATGACGAACTCGCGAAGATCGCCAACATGTCCAACGGCGACGGCGAACGCATCAGTATGAAGGTCCGCGGACTATACCGGCCCGACGGCGGTGAGGCGTCCCTGCGGGCACGCCTCACTGAGATCTGCGAACAGGTCTCCAGCGCCATCAACCGCGGCATTCAGTACATCGTCCTCTCCGACCGTGACTCCAACGCGCAGTGGGCGCCCATCCCGTCCCTGCTGCTCACCAGCGCCGTTCACCACCACCTGCTCAAGAGCGCCAACCGGACCAAGACCTCACTGGTGGTCGAAGCCGGCGACGTCCGCGAGGTCCACCACGTGGCAGCGCTCATCGGTTATGGTTCCTCGGCGATCAACCCGTACCTGGCGATGGAAAGCTGCGAGGAACTGGTCCGCAACGGGGACATCACCGGAGTAAGCGCTGAGCAGGCGGTCGCCAACCTTATCAAGGGGCTCGGCAAGGGTGTCCTGAAGATCATGTCCAAGATGGGCATCTCAACGGTCGGCTCCTACTGTGGCGCGCAGACCTTCGAAGCGCTGGGCCTGGGCCAGGAACTGGTCGACGAGTACTTCCACGGTACGCAGACCCAGCTTGGCGGCGTCGGGCTGGATGTCCTCGCGGCCGAGACGGCGGCACGCCACGCCAGCGCCTACCCGCAGGACGGGATCGACGATCCGCACCGGGACCTGGACAACGGTGGCGAATACCAGTGGCGCCGCGAGGGGCCACCGCACCTGTTCAACCCGGAGACCGTCTTCCGGTTGCAGCACGCCACCCGCGAGCGGCGCTACGACATCTTCAAGAAGTACACCAACGGTGTCGACGACCAGGCCAAGGAACTGATGACCCTGCGCGGGTTGCTCCAGTTCAAGGACGGGGTGCGCGAGCCGGTGCCGATCGAAGAGGTTGAGCCGGTCTCCAGCATCGTGAAGCGGTTTTCCACCGGTGCGATGAGCTACGGCTCCATCTCCCAGGAAGCCCACGAGACACTGGCGATCGCCATGAACCGTCTTGGCGGCAAGTCCAATACCGGCGAAGGCGGGGAAGACGTCGACCGGCTGCTCGATCCCGAGCGCCGGTCAGCGATCAAGCAGGTGGCCTCGGGCCGGTTCGGCGTGACCAGCCTGTACCTGACCAACGCGACTGACATCCAGATCAAGATGGCGCAGGGGGCCAAGCCCGGCGAGGGTGGCCAGCTGATGAGCCAGAAGGTCTACCCCTGGGTGGCCCGGACCCGTCACTCCACTCCCGGGGTGGCATTGATCTCGCCGCCACCGCACCACGATATCTACTCGATCGAAGACCTTGCCCAACTCATCTACGACCTGAAGCGGTCCAACCCGTCGGCACGCGTCCACGTCAAGCTGGTCTCCGAAGTGGGGATCGGCACGGTGGCTGCGGGCGTGACCAAGGCCAAGGCCGACGTCGTCCTCATTTCCGGGCACGACGGCGGCACCGGTGCCAGCCCCCTGAACTCCCTCAAGCACGCGGGCGTTCCGTGGGAGCTGGGGTTGGCGGAAACCCAGCAGACCCTGATGCTCAACGGGCTCCGCGACCGGGTAGTGGTGCAGGTGGACGGGCAGCTCAAGACCGGGCGCGACGTCGTCATCGCCGCCCTGCTCGGTGGCGAGGAGTTCGGCTTCGCGACGGCGCCGCTGGTGGTCTCGGGTTGCGTCATGATGCGCGTCTGTCACCTGGACACCTGTCCGGTGGGCGTCGCCACGCAGAACCCCGAGCTCCGCAGTCGGTTCACCGGCAAACCCGAGTTCGTGGTCAATTTCTTCGAGTTCCTCGCAGAGGAAGTCAGGGAAATCCTGGCCAGCCTGGGGTTCCGGTCCATCGAGGAGGCCATCGGCCACAGCGAGTCGCTCGACGCCCGCAAGGCGATCGATCACTGGAAGGCCGACGGTCTGGACCTCGACCCGATCCTCCGCGGCAACGAGTTCGGCGATGACGCGCCGATGCGCAACATGATCCCGCAGAACCACGAGCTGGACCAGCACTTCGACAAGAAGCTCATCGAGATGAGCGCCGACGCGCTGGAGAACCGCGCCCCGGTGCGGATCTCGGTCGACGTCGTGAACACCGACAGGTCGGTGGGCACCATGCTGGGCCACGAGGTGACCCGGCGGTTCGGCATCGATACCCTCGCCACCGACACCATCGACGTCACCCTGACGGGTCAGGCGGGTCAGTCCCTCGGCGCGTTCCTGCCGGCGGGAATCACCCTGCGCCTGTTCGGAGACTCGAACGACTATGTTGGCAAGGGACTTTCCGGTGGGCGAATCATTGTCCGGCCGGACCGGTCCAACGTCTTCGCTGCCGACCGCAACGTCATTGCCGGCAACGTGATCGGCTATGGCGCCACCAGCGGGGAGATTTTCCTCCGCGGGCAGGTGGGGGAGCGGTTCCTGGTGCGCAACTCCGGCGCGACGGCGGTGGTCGAGGGAATCGGCGACCACGGGTGCGAGTACATGACCGGCGGCCAGACCCTGATCCTGGGGCGGACCGGCAGGAATTTCGGCGCCGGCATGTCCGGCGGCACCGCCTACGTCCTGGATCTCAACCGTCGCCGGATGAACACCCAGAGCATCGAGAACGGTGAGCTGAAGCTCGTCGAACTGGACGCTGAGGACATCGAGATTGTGCGGCAGCTGATGATCAAGCACGTTGAAGAGACCGAATCGAACCTCGCAGCGCATCTGCTGGAGAACTTCGAGGACACCATCGCGCGGCTCACGAAGGTGCTGCCCCGCGACTACGCGGCTGTCCTGGACGCCCGAGCCGCTGCGGTTGAGGAAGGCCTCGACCCCGACGGCGAAGAAGCTTGGACCCGAATCTTGGAGGTAACCGGTGGGTGA
- the lgt gene encoding prolipoprotein diacylglyceryl transferase translates to MRIVSTIGTLPASIPSPPAEWASFSLGPLTLYTYALCILAGIILALLLTVSRWKRYGGNPDVIWDVAIWAIPFGILGGRLYHVFSSPDAYFGPDGDLSRIPRIWEGGLGIWGAIAVGAVGAWIGCRRSGVRLSAFADAAAPGILLAQAVGRLGNWFNQELFGAPTTLPWGLEIDPENANFPDGVPVDTLFHPTFLYEMLWNLAGVALLLLLDKRFGLRGGMMFWAYAAYYTAGRVWIEALRIDDAELITLFGVTQRLNVWTSILVLIGAIAVLIYLGKKRKGADTPALYLPGREPAAVDSPDDATDTHKADTDETKSTTRGNLVETNGSDEPLPERDTTDPKKRENDSRS, encoded by the coding sequence ATGCGAATCGTGAGCACCATCGGGACGCTTCCCGCCAGTATCCCGAGCCCACCGGCGGAGTGGGCGTCTTTTAGCCTCGGACCGCTCACTCTCTACACGTACGCCCTGTGCATCCTCGCCGGGATCATCCTGGCGCTCCTGCTGACCGTGTCCCGGTGGAAGCGCTACGGCGGCAACCCGGACGTCATCTGGGACGTCGCCATCTGGGCCATCCCGTTCGGCATCCTCGGCGGGCGGCTTTACCACGTGTTCTCCTCACCCGACGCCTACTTCGGTCCGGACGGTGACCTGTCGCGGATCCCGCGGATCTGGGAGGGCGGCCTGGGCATCTGGGGCGCCATTGCCGTGGGCGCCGTTGGCGCCTGGATCGGCTGCCGCAGGTCGGGTGTGCGATTAAGCGCCTTCGCCGACGCCGCCGCCCCGGGCATCCTCCTCGCGCAGGCGGTGGGCCGGCTCGGCAACTGGTTCAACCAGGAGCTTTTCGGCGCTCCCACCACCCTGCCCTGGGGCCTGGAAATCGACCCGGAGAACGCGAACTTCCCCGACGGCGTCCCCGTGGACACCCTGTTCCACCCGACCTTCCTGTACGAAATGCTGTGGAACCTCGCCGGCGTCGCGCTGCTGCTCCTCCTCGACAAGCGGTTCGGGCTGCGCGGCGGAATGATGTTCTGGGCTTACGCCGCCTACTACACGGCCGGCCGCGTCTGGATCGAGGCACTCCGCATTGACGACGCCGAACTGATCACCCTCTTCGGTGTCACCCAGCGACTCAACGTGTGGACCAGCATCCTGGTCCTGATCGGCGCCATCGCCGTCCTCATCTACCTTGGTAAGAAACGCAAGGGCGCCGACACGCCGGCGTTGTACCTGCCCGGTCGTGAACCGGCGGCTGTGGACTCGCCAGATGACGCCACCGACACCCACAAAGCCGACACAGACGAAACTAAATCCACCACCCGTGGTAATCTCGTCGAAACAAACGGTAGTGATGAACCTCTCCCCGAGCGGGACACCACCGATCCGAAGAAGCGGGAGAACGATTCCCGATCCTAG
- the trpA gene encoding tryptophan synthase subunit alpha, which produces MSIQTTSKSAVAIDRARDAGRAALIGYLPAGFPDVQTTIDAGVALAENGMDLIEIGIPYSDPVMDGTVIQEATVQALRNGFTVEKVFDIVKGITERTDAAVLVMTYWNPVMQLGVREFARRLHEAGGAGLITPDLIPDEAGEWMAASEEFGLDRVFLVAPSTSGERMERTVAASRGFVYAVSIMGVTGARTAVSSAARDVVDAAHGAGADRACVGLGVSTADQVREIAAYADGVIVGTALVSALRDGGVTAVAELTKDLSSGTGKS; this is translated from the coding sequence GTGAGCATCCAGACCACCAGCAAGTCGGCCGTCGCGATCGACCGGGCACGCGACGCCGGCCGTGCCGCGCTGATCGGGTACCTGCCTGCCGGGTTCCCCGACGTCCAGACGACCATCGACGCGGGGGTTGCCCTGGCCGAAAATGGGATGGACCTGATCGAGATCGGTATCCCGTACTCGGATCCGGTGATGGACGGGACAGTGATCCAGGAAGCGACGGTGCAGGCCCTGCGGAACGGCTTCACCGTCGAGAAGGTCTTCGACATCGTCAAGGGCATCACTGAGCGCACCGACGCGGCCGTGCTGGTAATGACCTACTGGAACCCGGTCATGCAGCTTGGTGTCCGCGAGTTCGCCCGCCGGCTGCACGAGGCCGGGGGAGCGGGACTCATCACCCCCGACCTCATTCCCGACGAAGCCGGTGAATGGATGGCCGCCTCCGAGGAGTTCGGTCTGGACCGGGTATTCCTCGTCGCCCCGTCCACGAGCGGCGAACGGATGGAACGGACCGTCGCGGCGAGCCGCGGGTTTGTCTACGCCGTCTCCATCATGGGCGTCACCGGGGCCCGGACGGCGGTCAGTTCGGCCGCCCGTGACGTCGTCGACGCCGCCCACGGTGCCGGCGCTGACCGCGCCTGTGTGGGCCTCGGCGTCTCCACCGCGGACCAGGTCCGGGAAATCGCCGCGTACGCGGACGGTGTGATCGTGGGCACCGCGCTGGTGTCGGCCCTGCGCGACGGTGGTGTCACGGCCGTCGCCGAACTGACGAAGGATCTGAGCAGCGGAACGGGAAAGAGCTAA
- the trpB gene encoding tryptophan synthase subunit beta, giving the protein MTDSTQAANGPTEVTEGTAEAFLNPTGSLRHAPGPYFGEYGGRWMPESLIAALDELTDTFEKAKADPEFTAQVAELNRTYAGRPSLLTEAKRFSEYAGGVRIFLKREDLNHTGSHKINNVLGQALLAKRMGKTRVIAETGAGQHGVASATAAALMGLECVVYMGAEDTRRQALNVARMELLGATVVPVTNGSQTLKDAINDALRDWVANVDTTHYLLGTAAGAHPFPSMVRYFHEVIGEEAREQVLAETGRLPDAVCACIGGGSNAIGMFHGFLDDPEVALYGFEAGGEGVETGRHAATISLGRPGVLHGARSYLMQDDDGQTIESHSISAGLDYPGVGPEHAYLADIGRVSYEPITDAEAMDAFKLLCRSEGIIPAIETAHALAGAIKVGQRLAAEGGDPSEKVILINLSGRGDKDVATAAEFFDLLPDNSAESEIGKDGEQL; this is encoded by the coding sequence ATGACCGATTCGACCCAGGCAGCCAACGGACCCACCGAGGTCACCGAAGGTACCGCAGAAGCCTTCCTCAATCCCACGGGGAGCCTCCGCCACGCGCCCGGCCCCTACTTCGGTGAGTATGGCGGCCGCTGGATGCCCGAATCGCTGATCGCTGCCCTCGACGAGCTCACCGACACCTTCGAGAAGGCCAAGGCGGACCCCGAGTTCACCGCGCAGGTGGCCGAGCTGAACCGCACCTACGCCGGGCGCCCGTCGCTGCTGACCGAGGCCAAGCGGTTCTCGGAGTACGCCGGCGGCGTGCGGATCTTCCTGAAACGGGAGGACCTCAACCACACCGGGTCCCACAAGATCAACAACGTGCTGGGCCAGGCGCTCCTCGCCAAGCGGATGGGTAAGACCCGGGTCATCGCCGAGACCGGCGCCGGGCAGCACGGGGTGGCCAGCGCCACTGCGGCGGCCCTGATGGGCCTGGAGTGCGTCGTCTACATGGGTGCCGAAGACACCCGCCGTCAGGCCCTGAACGTGGCCCGGATGGAACTGCTCGGCGCCACCGTTGTCCCGGTCACCAACGGGTCGCAGACCCTCAAGGACGCCATCAACGACGCCCTGCGCGACTGGGTGGCCAACGTGGACACCACCCACTACCTCCTCGGCACGGCTGCCGGTGCGCACCCGTTCCCCTCAATGGTCAGGTACTTCCATGAGGTCATCGGCGAGGAGGCCCGCGAGCAGGTGCTCGCGGAGACTGGCCGCCTGCCTGATGCCGTCTGCGCCTGCATCGGAGGCGGGTCCAACGCGATCGGTATGTTCCACGGGTTCCTTGACGACCCCGAGGTGGCCCTCTACGGCTTCGAGGCAGGCGGTGAAGGCGTTGAAACCGGACGCCACGCCGCGACCATCAGCCTGGGTCGGCCCGGTGTGCTCCACGGCGCCCGCTCGTACCTGATGCAGGACGACGACGGCCAGACGATCGAATCCCACTCCATTTCCGCCGGACTCGACTACCCCGGCGTCGGGCCGGAGCACGCCTATCTGGCCGACATCGGCCGGGTCAGCTACGAGCCGATCACCGATGCTGAAGCAATGGATGCGTTCAAGCTCCTGTGCCGCAGCGAGGGAATCATCCCCGCCATCGAAACCGCCCATGCACTGGCAGGCGCCATCAAGGTGGGGCAACGCCTCGCAGCCGAGGGTGGCGACCCGTCGGAGAAGGTCATCCTGATCAACCTCTCAGGCCGTGGCGACAAGGACGTGGCGACCGCCGCGGAGTTCTTCGATCTGCTGCCCGATAACAGTGCCGAGTCCGAAATCGGAAAAGACGGGGAACAACTGTGA
- the trpC gene encoding indole-3-glycerol phosphate synthase TrpC has translation MSVLDDIIAGVREDLAPRVAALPLEQLRDDAMSAVAPRDAYAALLGDGTGTGITLIAEVKRRSPSKGALADIDDPAALAERYETGGAAVVSVLTEQRRFGGSLADLDAVRAAVDLPLLRKDFTVDEYQIWEARAHGADLILLIVAALTDDELRGFLALTHQLGMNALVETHTADEVERAVSAGAKIIGINVRNLKTLDIDRSVFAPLAAGIPTGTLIIAESGVRDVADVGRFASDGADAILVGEALVRHDNPQDTIAAFLDAGRSARLALQDQPTA, from the coding sequence GTGAGCGTTCTCGACGACATCATCGCTGGAGTCCGTGAGGACCTGGCACCCCGGGTTGCGGCGCTCCCGCTGGAGCAACTGCGCGACGACGCCATGTCGGCTGTGGCGCCCCGCGACGCCTACGCCGCCCTGCTCGGCGACGGCACCGGCACCGGCATCACCCTGATCGCCGAAGTGAAACGCCGCAGTCCCTCCAAGGGGGCGCTGGCCGACATCGACGACCCCGCGGCACTGGCGGAGCGGTATGAGACGGGAGGCGCCGCCGTCGTCAGCGTCCTCACCGAGCAGCGACGCTTCGGCGGGTCACTGGCCGACCTCGATGCGGTTCGCGCCGCCGTTGACCTGCCGCTGCTGCGCAAGGACTTCACCGTCGACGAATACCAGATCTGGGAGGCGCGCGCCCACGGTGCCGACCTGATCCTCCTGATCGTTGCAGCCCTCACCGACGACGAACTCCGCGGCTTCCTCGCACTGACCCACCAGTTGGGCATGAACGCACTGGTGGAAACCCACACCGCCGACGAGGTGGAACGGGCCGTCTCCGCTGGTGCCAAAATCATCGGCATCAACGTGCGGAATCTCAAGACCCTCGACATTGACCGGTCGGTGTTCGCACCACTCGCCGCCGGTATCCCGACGGGAACGCTCATCATCGCCGAGTCAGGCGTGCGGGACGTTGCCGACGTCGGGCGGTTCGCCTCCGATGGAGCCGACGCCATTCTGGTCGGCGAGGCGCTGGTCAGGCACGACAACCCGCAGGACACGATCGCCGCGTTCCTCGACGCCGGCCGCAGCGCGCGACTGGCACTCCAGGACCAGCCAACCGCCTAG
- a CDS encoding HGxxPAAW family protein produces the protein MHDETIGHGNSPAAWTCVLIMLFGGAVSSFAFVFASTEGNLGAGTVLFWIGIAVMVVGLGAGFVMKRAGYGVGGSKLKGKDD, from the coding sequence ATGCACGATGAGACCATCGGCCACGGCAACAGCCCCGCCGCGTGGACCTGCGTCCTGATCATGCTGTTCGGCGGAGCGGTGTCTTCCTTCGCCTTCGTCTTCGCCAGCACTGAGGGCAACCTCGGCGCCGGGACCGTCCTGTTCTGGATCGGCATTGCCGTCATGGTGGTGGGTCTTGGAGCGGGCTTCGTCATGAAGCGCGCCGGTTACGGCGTCGGCGGTTCAAAGCTGAAGGGCAAAGACGACTAG
- a CDS encoding Trp biosynthesis-associated membrane protein yields MSTDPGTTDGPGRSSEPSTTPGAPSAWQRKGTVILATVLFSLLAFASTTQTWLTVTLPQDAVQTPNLEIPGSDAATAVTAFALVSLAAALAVSIAGRIARILVVAILLIAGVGIVWNSLLVVADPTGAAAPAIGEAIGVSTGSGATLALTVFPWLAAAAGVLLTVTAVWMLLASRGWNRSKRYEKVADENPSARKSTAHSDEIDSWDQLTKGKDPTT; encoded by the coding sequence ATGAGCACCGACCCGGGAACCACCGACGGTCCAGGGCGCTCCTCCGAGCCCTCCACGACCCCTGGGGCGCCGAGCGCCTGGCAGCGGAAAGGGACTGTGATTCTGGCCACGGTACTGTTCTCCCTGCTGGCGTTCGCGAGCACCACCCAGACCTGGCTGACGGTGACCCTGCCGCAGGACGCCGTCCAGACGCCCAACCTGGAAATCCCCGGCAGCGATGCTGCCACCGCCGTCACTGCGTTCGCGCTGGTGTCCCTGGCCGCCGCCCTGGCCGTCTCCATCGCCGGGCGGATTGCACGGATCCTGGTGGTAGCCATCCTCCTCATCGCCGGTGTGGGCATTGTCTGGAACAGCCTGCTGGTGGTGGCCGACCCCACCGGGGCTGCCGCCCCGGCGATCGGCGAGGCGATTGGCGTCAGCACCGGTAGCGGCGCCACCCTGGCGCTCACGGTGTTTCCCTGGCTGGCCGCCGCCGCGGGGGTCCTGCTGACCGTAACGGCGGTCTGGATGCTCCTCGCCAGTCGCGGGTGGAACCGGTCCAAACGGTACGAGAAGGTCGCCGACGAGAACCCGTCCGCGCGCAAATCCACCGCCCACTCGGACGAGATCGACAGCTGGGACCAGCTCACCAAGGGGAAAGATCCGACCACCTGA